The DNA sequence ACCACCAGCGGGGCGCAGTCACTCAAGGCCATGAAGCCCAGGTTGATTGCGCTCTTTTCCGGGGCATCGCTGCCGTTGACCCAAGCCAGGGGGTTGGCTGGAACTTCATTCATCGCGCATCACCTTCCACGTAAAAAAAGCGCCGTACCCAGCGCTTGCCGGGGCAGGCCGGATGACGACGCCGTTGTCCTTTAAAACAGTGTGGCACTCATTCCGCCATTGGCATGGGCGCCGATGAACGAAAAGGGTGCAAGGCATATGCCAGTGCGTGCCTCATCACCTTTCCCAAAGCCAGGGTTCTCGCCGGTCGCCCTCCTGCCCGGTATAATCCCGTCACTTTTTATCGCCCAGAGAGTCAAACCCGCCCATGTACACCCTGGCCCGTCAGCTGTTGTTCAAACTTTCCCCGGAAACCTCTCACGATCTGTCCCTGGACCTGATCGGCGCGGGTGGGCGTCTGGGACTTAACAGCTTGCTGTGCAAGGCCCCGGCGAAAGTGCCGGTGACGGTCATGGGTCTGGAGTTCCCCAACCCGGTCGGATTGGCGGCAGGCCTGGACAAGAATGGCGCGGCCATCGACGGGTTCGCCCAGCTGGGATTCGGTTTCGTGGAAATCGGTACCGTCACGCCGCGCCCGCAGCCGGGTAATCCCAAGCCACGGCTTTTCCGCCTGCCCCAAGCCGAGGCGATCATCAACCGCATGGGCTTCAACAACCTGGGGGTCGATCACTTGCTGGCTCGGGTGGCCGCCGCCAAGTACAAGGGCGTGCTGGGCATCAACATCGGCAAGAATTTCGACACCCCGGTGGAGCGCGCCGTCGACGATTACCTGATCTGCCTGGACAAGGTCTACGCCCATGCCAGCTATGTGACCGTCAACGTCAGCTCGCCGAACACCCCGGGGCTGCGCAGCCTGCAGTTCGGTGATTCCCTCAAGCAACTGCTGGCCGACTTGGCCCGGCGGCGCGCCGAGCTGGCGGTGGTGCATGGCCGGCATGTGCCGCTGGCGATCAAGATTGCCCCGGACATGACCGACGAAGAAACCACCCAGGTTGCCCAGGCCCTGATCGAGACGGGCATGGACGCGGTGATCGCCACCAACACGACGTTGGGTCGCGAAGGTGTCGAGGGGCTGGAGCACGGTGATGAGGCGGGTGGGTTGTCTGGCGCGCCGGTGCGTGACAAGAGCACCCACACCGTGAAGGTCCTGGCCGCCGAACTGGCGGGGCGCTTGCCGATCATCGCGGCGGGCGGGATTACCGAAGGCCGGCATGCCGCCGAGAAAATCACCGCCGGGGCGAGCCTGGTGCAGATTTATTCGGGCTTTATCTATAAAGGGCCGGCGTTGATTCGTGAGTCGGTGGATGCTATCGCGGCGTTGCGTTGATTGATCTTTGGAAATCCATGGTGGCGAGGGGATTTATCTGTGGCGAGGGGATTTATCCCCGTTGGGCTGCGCAGCAGCCCCCCGAAAGAACACCTACCCGATCAACCTGACACACCGAGGCGGTAGTTATAGGGGCTGCTGCGCAGCCCAGCGGGGATAAATCCCCTCGCCACAACTGTGTTCACAGCTCCGGTAGGAGTGGTGTTTATCAGAATCCAGGCATTAAAAAGGGCTCCTCGAAGGAGCCCCCTGGGCCGTAGCCCGCCGTCCGGGTGGGACGCGCGTGGTTAAATCAATGTGGATATCAAATTGTCGAGTTCTTGAGTGTTTAGCCCTGTGTCAGCCGACGGCGTGAAGTTCGTTGAGTCTATGGATACCCGCAGTGCCGGTCATACCGTCCCAGTTGTCGCCGCGTCCTTCTCGCCAGCCATTGATCCAGGCTTGACGTACTGACGGTAGAGTAAAGGGGCAAAGCTCACGGGATTTACCACCAACGCCATATTGGTAACCGCGTAAAAATGCTCTTTCCAACGGATCACGCTTAAGTCTTCTCATAGGGTGTTGCCCTCACTTGTTGACTGTTGCTTAGCGTCGACCTCTATCGAGGCCGGGGCAGAATCATTCTGCCGTTGGTGGCTCGTTGCCGGCGTGACGAGCCGAGGTGTTGACGCCGTTGCGACGTCAACCTGTGTTGAGTTCTAACCAAAGCGTCACATGGATGGAATGATCGTTTTGTCATAAGCACGTAACGATAAAGATGTTAGGGCGATAAGTAACTTCATGTTCGTTGACCGCTTTTGAGCAAGACCCCTGTATGATCGGCCCTGCGCCAAAGGGGACCGGCTTTCCTTGAATGAGAATGTCCTCCCGTTGCACTCGGGTACTATTCGACGAAAGGGGCGAGTTTTCACAATTTGTTGCACAGAATTTTTTATCTGCCCTCGCATCTAAGCTCTTTTAACCTGAGCGGCGAGGGCGGCACGGCACACATTCGTGCCACACGGGTGCTCTTGAGAAAAGCACCTGATTGAACCCGGCCCGGCAATGCGTTGCCCGGTCCACTTAGCCAAAGGCTCTGGAAATCCCATGTCCGATCGTTTCGAACTCTTCCTCACTTGCCCCAAGGGCCTCGAAGGCCTGCTCATCGAGGAAGCCGTCGGGCTTGGCCTTGAAGAGGCGCGCGAGCACACTTCGGCGGTGCGCGGCATGGCCGACATGGAGACGGCGTATCGCCTGTGCCTGTGGTCGCGCCTGGCCAACCGCGTGTTGCTGGTCCTCAAGCGTTTTCCAATGAAGGACGCCGAAGACCTGTACCACGGTGTGCTGGATGTCGACTGGCAAGACCACATGCTGGCCGATGGCACCCTGGCGGTGGAGTTCAGCGGGCACGGCTCGGGCATCGATAACACCCATTTCGGCGCCTTGAAGGTCAAGGACGCCATCGTCGACAAGCTGCGCACCCCGACGGGCGAGCGGCCGTCCATCGACAAGCTCAACCCGGACTTGCGCATTCACCTGCGCCTGGACCGTGGCGAAGCCATTCTCTCCCTGGACCTCTCCGGCCACAGCCTGCACCAGCGCGGCTATCGCCTGCAGCAAGGCGCCGCGCCGCTGAAGGAAAACCTCGCCGCGGCGATCCTGATCCGCGCCGGCTGGCCGCGCATTGCCGCTGAAGGCGGGGCACTGGCCGACCCGATGTGCGGTGTGGGCACGTTCCTGGTGGAAGCCGGGATGATCGCCGCCGACATGGCGCCGAACCTGCGTCGCCAGCAGTGGGGCTTCACCGCCTGGCTCGGCCACGTGCCGGCGCTGTGGAAGAAGCTCCATGAAGAAGCCACCGCCCGCGCTGACGCCGGGTTGGCCAAGCCACCGTTGTGGATTCGCGGCTACGAAGCCGATCCACGGCTGATCCAGCCGGGCCGTAATAACGTCGAGCGTGCGGGCCTGAGCGAGTGGATCAAAATCTATCAAGGCGAAGTCGCCACGTTCGAGCCGCGTCCGGACCAGAACCAGAAGGGCCTGGTGATCTGCAACCCGCCGTACGGCGAGCGTCTGGGCGACGAAGCCAGCCTGCTTTACCTCTATCAGAACCTCGGCGAGCGTCTGCGCCAGGCGTGCCTGAACTGGGAAGCGGCGGTGTTCACCGGCGCTCCGGACCTGGGCAAGCGCATGGGCATTCGCAGTCACAAGCAGTATTCGTTCTGGAACGGTGCCTTGCCCTGCAAGCTGTTGCTAATCAAAGTGCTGCCGGATCAGTTCGTGACCGGCGAGCGTCGTAGCCCGGAACAGCGTCAGGCCGAGCGTGAGCAGGCTGCCTATGATCAGGCGCCTGAAGTCCCGCAAGAGCGCCAGTACAACAAGAACGGCAACCCGATCAAACCGACTCCGGCACCGGCCCCCGTTGTGGAGCAGGCGCGGTTGAGCGAAGGCGGGCAGATGTTCGCCAATCGCCTGCAAAAAAACCTCAAGTTGCTGAGTAAGTGGGCCAAGCGTGAAGGTGTGGATTGCTACCGGGTCTACGATGCCGACATGCCGGAATATTCCATGGCCATCGACCTGTACCACGATTGGGTACACGTCCAGGAATACGTCGCGCCAAAATCCATCGACCCGGAAAAGGCCTCGGCCCGGCTGTTCGACGCCTTGGCGGCGATTCCCCAGGCCCTGAACATCGACAAGAACCGCGTGGTGATCAAGCGTCGCGAGCGTCAGAGCGGCACCAAGCAGTACGAGCGCCAGAGCGCCCAGGGCAAGTTCACCGAGGTCAACGAAGGCGGCGTGAAACTGCTGGTCAACCTCACCGATTACCTGGACACCGGGCTGTTTCTCGACCACCGGCCGATGCGCCTGCGGATCCAGAAAGAAGCGGCCGGCAAGCGCTTCCTCAACCTGTTCTGCTACACCGCGACCGCCAGCGTCCACGCCGCCAAGGGCGGTGCGCGCAGCACCACCAGCGTCGACTTGTCGAAAACCTATCTGGATTGGGCCCGACGCAACCTGTCGCTCAACGGGTTTTCCGACAAAAACCGCCTGGAGCAGGGCGATGTGATGGCCTGGCTCGACGCCAGCCGTGACGAGTACGACCTGATCTTCATCGACCCGCCGACCTTCTCCAACTCCAAGCGCATGGAGGGGGTGTTCGACGTGCAGCGCGACCATGTCCAACTGCTGGACTTGGCCATGGCTCGCCTGGCGCCGGGCGGCGTGCTGTATTTCTCCAACAACTTCCGCAAGTTCCAGCTCGAGGACAACCTCGGCGAGCGCTACGCAGTGGAAGAGATCACCGCCAAGACCATTGATCCGGATTTTGCCCGCAACGGCAAGATTCATCGAGCCTGGAAGATCATGGCGCGTTGACCCGTAGCTGATTGGATCCACGAAGCCTTGTAATTCAAGGCTTCTGGCCTTGTCAGGGGGCTGGCCAAAGTGATGGCGAATAGCTATAACTTAGGCTGTGTCCAGGGCTGTGCCTATGCCTGGCTCCTTTCCCTGAGTTGTATTTATGGCATTGCATCAGGTACGCCCCAGAATCCTGGGCTTTATCAGCGAAGACGTATCGGCCTGGCTGGTGGCTTCGTTGGTCTTGCTGGCCGGTACGTTCCTGACCGGCTTGCTGGCCTGGGCGATGATGAACCTGTCCCAACAGCAGTTAAGCCAGCGCTTCGAGTTGCAAGCCGAAGAGCGCTTCAGTCGCCTTGAGGAGCGTTTCGAGGGGCAGGAGCAACGCCTCGACAGCCTCAGGCGTTTCTTTGCTAACTCGCAAGGGGTTTCCAACGATGAATTCCGCGGCTACGCCGACGCGCTGTTGCGGCGTACCCGCGCCTTCGTCTGGGCGCCGAGGGTGCTTCGGGGCGAACGGCAATCGTTTGAACAGCTGGCACGGGCCGAAGGGGCAGACAGCTTTGCTATCCGTGAGGCCGATGACACCGGTGGTTTGCGGCAAGCCGCTGAGCGGGACGAATACGCGCCAATGCTCTATATCCAGAGCCAGGCGTCCTCCGGGTCATTGTTGGGGTTGGATCTACTGGCCGACCCATTACGCCGTGCCACGCTCGAGCGGGCTCGCCAGCGTGGCGCTCTGGTGGTCTCGCAGCCATTGGATCTGATGGGCGGCGACCCGGGCTTTACGCGTGGAGTTTTGCTGGTTGCACCGGTCACCAGGGCATCGGCGAAGGAGCCGTTCGGCTACGTGGTGGCGGCCATCAGCATGCGCCAGTTGGTCGGTGATGGCCTGCCGGAGTCCGGTCATGACAACCTTTCGATGCGTGTCCTGGATTTGTCCACGGATGATCGGGAGGAAATACTGTTCGAGTCCCCCGACCCAGCGGCCGACAGCGATTTGTCGGCGACCCGTCTGTTACGTCTGGCCGATCATGACTTTCGGGTGGAGTTGCGGCCCAGCAGCACCTTTCTGGCGACCAACCATTCCACCGCAATGAGCCTGGTGGTGCTGGGCAGTTTGCTCAGCCTGTTGCTCAGCGCCTTGCTCTACGTGTTGGTCAGCCAGCGGCAACGGGCCCTGAAACTGGTGGAGCAACGGACCCAAGAACTGCGCGCCCGTGAACAAGAGTTGCGCGGTACCCATGGGCAGTTGCGGGGCGTGCTGGATGCCGCGACCCAAGTCGCGATCATCGCCACGGACCTGCGCGGTGTCATCACCACGTTCAATGCCGGCGCTGAACAGATGCTCGGCTATGACAGCAGTGAGGTCCTGCACAGCATGACGCTCGAGGGCCTGCACGTTCCGCGCGAACTCCAGGCCCGGGCCGCGCAGCTCGGCGCGCGTTATGGCAAACCGATCCCTACGTGCCACGCCATGTTGGTCGAAGGGGGCGAGCAGGGTGGCCAACAGGCCCGGGAATGGACGCTGGTGCGTCGCGATGGCAGCCACTTGACCGTGAACATGCTGGCCACGCCGATGCTCGATGACCAGGGGCTGTGGGTCGGGCATCTGGCGATCTGCATCGATATCACCGAACGCAAGCGCGTCCACGAGGCCCTGGCCGCCCGGGACCTGTTGTTGAAAAAACTCAGCGCCCACGTTCCCGGCGGTATTTATCAGTTCAAAATGGATTTCAATGGCCGCTTCAGCGTGATCTATGCCAGTGACGGCATTCGCGAGATCTACGAGCTGGAGCCCGATGTGTTGGTGGCAAACGCCGAAGCAGTGTTCTTGCGCATTCACCCGCTGGACAACGCCCGGGTTCGCGCCTCGATTCGTGCTTCGGCCGATACCTTGAGCCCGTGGCGGGAGGAGTACCGTGTGCAGTTGCCCCTGCGTGGCCTGCGATGGGTGCGCGGCGAGGCCACGCCTGAGGAGTTGCCCGGCGGTGGAGTTCTGTGGCACGGCTATATCTCGGATATTTCCGATCTCAAGCGGGTGGAAGAGGAGCTGCGGGCCTTGTCGGTGACCGATGCCTTGACCGGCATCCGCAACCGGCGCTATTTCCAGGAGCGCCTGACCTCGGAAATGCTCCGGGTCGAACGCGGCTCTGGCGAGCTGGCGGTCATCATGCTCGACATCGATCACTTCAAGCGTATCAATGATCAGCACGGCCATGCCGTGGGCGACCGCGTATTGCAGGCGGTTTGCCAGCGCATTGCCCAGCGGCTCAGGCGTACCGACGTGTTCTGCCGGCTGGGCGGGGAGGAGTTCGTGGTGCTGTGCCCTGACACCGACGGTACCAGCGCCTATGCATTGGCCATTGGCCTGTGGGAAGGCCTGCGCGGTGCGCCGATCGATGACGTGGGTATCGTCACCGCCAGTTTTGGTATTGCCAGTTGGCGTGTCGGGGAGGGCGCGGATGCGTTGCTGTTGCGGGCTGACTCAGGCGTGTATGCGGCCAAGCAGGCCGGACGGGATCGGGTCGAGTCGCAGCCGGGGGCGTAGGCGGGTACTCGGTCAACTGTGGGAGCGGGCTTGCTCGCGAAGGCGGTGTTACATCCAACAATTTCGTTGACTGACACACTGTCTTCGCGAGCAAGCCCGCTCCCACATGGGGTCTCTGGTCGCCGCTAACCTTTGGCGAATCGAGAACTCAGAGCACCGAAGCCGTCTGCGGCAATTTTGGCTGGCGGTACAGGTCCAGCAGCACCTGGTCCAGCACCGACGAAGCGCCCCAGGGTTTCGGGTCGTTGAGGATTGCCACCACCGCCCAGGTGTTGCCATTGATGTCACGGCTGAAGCCGGCGATGGCGCGGACGGTGTTCAGGGTGCCGGTCTTGACGTGGGCTTCACCGGCCATGGCGGTGGTCTTCAGGCGTTTGCGCATGGTGCCGTCGGTGCCGGCAATCGGCATCGAACTGATGAACTCCGCCGAATATGGGCTGCGCCAGGCGGCCTGCAGCATCGCGGCCATTTCCCGGGCGCTGACCCGCTCGGCGCGGGACAGGCCGGAGCCGTTCTCCATCACCAGGTGCGGCGCGGTGATGCCTTTCTTGGCCAGCCACTGACGCACCACCCGTTGCGCCGCCTTGGCGTCGTCACCGTCGGCTTCGTTGCGGAACTGCGCGCCGAGGCTCAGGAACAATTGCTGCGCCATGGTGTTGTTACTGTATTTGTTGATGTCGCGGATGATCTCCGCCAGGTCCGGCGAGAACGCCCGGGCCAGCACCTTGGCGCTGCTCGGGGTCGGGGCCAGGCGGTCCTTGCCCTGGATGCTGCCACCCAGTTCTTTCCAGATCGCCCGCACCGCACCGGCGGTGTAGGTGGCGTGGTCCAGCAGCGACAGGTAGGTCTGGGAGCTGCAACCGTCACCCAGCTGGCCGCCGACGGTCACGGTCACGCTGCCGTCCGCCTGGGGCACCGGGTTGTAGCGTACGCCGCCGGTGCATTGCTTGGAGTTGACCGCCTTGACCTGGTTTTCGATACGGATGCTGGCAATCGGCGGTTCCACCGACACCAGCACGCGGCCGCCGTCATTGCGGGCGACGAAGCGCAGGGCCTTGAGGTTGACCAGCAGCGAGTCGGGCTTGACCAGGAACGGTTTGTTTTCGTCGTTGCCGTCGTCATTGAACTCGGGCAATTGCGGCTGGATGAAAAAACCGCGGTCGAGCACCAGGTCGCCGGTGACTTGCTGCACGCCGTTGGCCCGCAGGTCACGCATCAGCAGCCAGAGCTTTTCCATGTTCAGCTTGGGGTCGCCGCCACCCTTGAGGTACAGGTTGCCGTTGAGAATGCCACCGCTGAGGGTGCCGTCGGTGTAGAACTCGGTTTTCCACTGGTGATTGGGGCCGAGCATTTCCAGGGCTGCGTAGGTGGTCACCAGTTTCATGGTGGACGCCGGGTTCACCGAGACATCGGCGTTGTGCAGGGTCGGGGTGCCGGGGCCGTTGAGCGGGATCATCACCAGGGACAGGGCATCGTCTTGCAGCTTGCTGGCCTTGAGGGCTTTTTGCACGTTGGGCGACAGGGCGGTGTTGATCGTGGCGGCGCTGGTGGTGACAGGGAGGGCCAAGGGAAGGAGAAGGCTGGCCAGAAGCAGTGGACGCAAAGATTTGATCATGTGAAATAAAACCCTACGGGCGAGGGGAAAAAAACGAGGACATGGAAATGAACGCCCTCAACGGTCACGAAAGTGTCGGCATTATGCCCCAAGGTGCGACGGCTTGTGCCGTGCCTGAGCCCTTCCAGGCGCTATTTTTTTACCGACGGTAGGTCGACGCACCCGATCAGTCGGGCAATCGACGCACCAAACTGGTAAAGTGCCGGCCGTTATTACTTATGAGGATTGTTCCAATGGCGACTAACCGTTCCCAGCGTCTGCGCAAAAAACTGTGCGTGGATGAATTTCAAGAGCTGGGTTTCGAACTGAACCTGGATTTCAAAGAAGATCTGGCCGATGAGGCTATTGACGCTTTCCTCGACGCTTTCCTGAAAGAAGCCATGGAAGCCAATGGCCTGGGCTATGTCGGCGGCGACGACTACGGTCTGGTTTGCCTGCAGAAGCGTGGCTCGGTGACCCAAGAGCAGCGTGCAGCCGTTGAGGCCTGGCTCAAGGCGCGTCCTGAGCTGACCAGCGTTGAAGTCAGCCCGCTGATGGACGTCTGGTACCCGGAAAAGCCGATCAATCCGGTCGCTTGATGTTCCGATGATGTTCCGAAACCGGCAGCCCGTATGGGTGCCGGTTTTTTTGTGCCTGTCTGTTGGGTTGATCGTTCCCAGCGTGGGAACGATCAATCCTTGCGCCAGTTCAGGATCACCAAGGTCAACACCCCCGCCACAATTCCCCAGAACGCCGAGCCGACGGAAAACAGCGTCAGCCCCGATGCCGTGACCATGAAGGTGACCAGCGCCGCTTCCCGTTCCCGGGCTTCGCTCATGGCGATGCTCAAGCCATTGATGATCGACCCGAACAATGCCAGCGCCGCGATGGACAGCACCAGTTCCTTGGGCAGCGCCGCGAACAACGCCGCCAGCGTCGCGCCGAACACCCCGGCAATCCCGTAGAAAACCCCGCACCAGACCGCTGACGTGTAGCGCTTGTTGCGATCTTCATGGGCGTGCGGCCCGGTGCAGATGGCCGCGCTGATGGCCGCCAGGTTGATGCCATGGGAGCCGAACGGGGCCAATAGCAGCGAAGCGATACCGGTGGTGGTGATCAACGGTGAGGCCGGCACGTTGTAACCGTCGGCCCGCAGCACGGCGATGCCGGGCATGTTCTGCGAAGTCATCGCCACCACAAACAGCGGAATGCCGATGCTGATGGTGGCCGCCAGGGAAAAGTGCGGGGCGGTCCAGACCGGTGTTGCGACTTCCAGGGCGAAGTTGCTGAAATCCAGCAATCCCAACAGCCCGGACAGCGCCGTGCCGATCAGCAGCGCCGCCAGCACGGCGTAGCGCGGCGACAGGCGCTTGACGATCAGGTAGGTGAAAAACATCCCCAGTACCAGGCCGGTGCGATGTTGGGCGGCAACGAAAATCTCGCTGCCGATCTTGAACAGGATCCCGGCCAGCAATGCCGCCGCCAGCGAGGCTGGAATGCGTTTGACCAGGCGCTCGAAACTGCCGGTCAGGCCGCAGATGGTTACCAGCACCGCGCAAGTGATGTAGGCGCCGATGGCCTCGCCATAACTCACGCCGCCCAGGCTGGTAATCAGCAAGGCCGCACCCGGTGTCGACCAGGCAATGGTGACCGGCGTGCGATAACGCAACGACAGGCCAATGGAGCACACCGCCATGCCGATGGACATCGCCCAGATCCACGACGAAATCTGCCCGCTGCTCAGCCCCGCCGACTGCCCGGCCTGGAACATCAGCACCAGGGAACTGGTGTAGCCGGTCATCATGGCGATGAACCCGGCGACAAAAGCTGAGGGCGAGGTATCGGCCAACGGACGAAGTGGCGTGGTCGTGACTTCGGTCATGGTGGGTGGTGGTCCTTGTTGTAGATTGGCTGGACTGGATGACGCCACAGATTTGGGTTTAAAGCTTAAACTCAACGTAGTTGCCGATTGCAATACAGCCATGCCCGCAAACAGCCATACAGTCGTGTTGCCATCAGAGGTTGTGTACAATCGCCGTGTTGTTTACGCGATACTTGCCAGCGACCCGCTGTGCCGTATTACAGTCACGGTCAATTCGCCGCAGTTCTCCCGACCCGAGTGCCCATGAACGAACAGTTGCAGCCCCTCAAGAAACAACCGCGAGCAGGTAAAGCCGGCCGCAGCGGAACCCAGGACGATATTGTCTATGCGCACATCTTCGAGGCCATCCTCGAGCAGCGCCTGGCGCCCGGGACAAAGTTGAGCGAAGAGGCACTGGGGGAAATTTTCGGGGTCAGCCGCACGATCATTCGCCGGGCATTGTCACGCCTGGCCCATGAAGGGGTGGTGTTGCTGCGGCCCAATCGCGGCGCCGTGGTGGCCAGCCCAAGTGTCGAAGAGGCCCGCCAGGTGTTCCTGGCCCGGCGCCTGGTGGAGCGGGCGATCACCGAACTGGCGGTGCAGCACGCCACGGCCGAACAGCTGGCTGAATTGCGGCAGATGGTCAGTGACGAGCGCGACAGTTTCTCCCGCGGTGACCGCGGCGCCGGCATCCGTCTGTCGGGCGAGTTTCACCTCAAGCTGGCCGAAGCGGCAAAAAACGCCCCGCTGATCAGCTTCCAGCGCAGCCTCGTGTCCCAGACGTCGCTGATCATCGCCCAATACGAAAGCGGCAACCGTTCCCACTGCTCCTATGATGAACACACCCAGCTGATCGACGCCATCGAGGCGCGTGACGCCAAGCTGGCGGTGGACCTGATGATGCACCACATGGACCACATCGACAGCAAGCTCAACCTCGACGAAGAAAGCGCGTCGGATGATTTGCATGCGGTGTTTTCGCATCTGTTGCAGAGCAAGAAACCTGGGCGCTCGACGGCCAAGCTCTGATTGAGTGGCGTCAGTGGCACCGCGTCGGCTTCATCGCGAGCAGGCTCGCTTCCACATTGGATTTAGGGTGCCTACATATCCCTGTGGGAGCGAGCTTGCTCGCGATAGCAATCCAACAGCCAATAAAAATCTACCGATGATGTACTAACCGGCCAGCCGCATACGTCTGCGCCACTGTCCGGTCATCCCCCAGCGTCATCAACACAAACAACCGCTCGGCAATGTCCCGGGCCTGCTTCAGGCGATAATCCAGCAGCGGCGTGGCGTTGTAGTCCAGCACCAAAAAGTCCGCATCCGTGCCCGGCTGCAAAGTCCCGATCCGGTCTTCCAGGCGCAAGGCCCGGGCGCCGCCGAGGGTGGCCAGGTACAGCGATTTGAACGGGCTCAGTCGCACGCCCTGTAGCTGCATCACCTTGTAGGCTTCGTTCAGGGTCTGCAGCAGCGAAAAGCTGGTGCCGCCGCCCACATCCGTGCCCAACCCCACGTTCACTTTGTGTTTTTCGGCCATCGGCAGGTTGAACAGGCCGCTGCCGAGGAAAAAGTTCGAGGTCGGGCAGAACGCAATGGCCGAACCGGTCTCGGCCAGGCGTGCGCATTCGTCGTCGCACAAATGCACGCCGTGGGCGAACACCGAACGCGCGCCGAGCAGTTGGTAGTGGTCGTAGACGTCCAGATAACCCTTGCGCTCGGGAAACAGCGCCTTGACCCATTGCACTTCCTGCAAGTTTTCACTGATGTGGGTCTGCATGTACAAGTCGGGATATTCCCCCAGTAGCTGACCGGCCAGGGTCAGTTGCTCCGGGGTGCTGGTGGGGGCGAAGCGTGGGGTCACGGCGTAATGCAGGCGGCCCTTGCCGTGCCAGCGCTCGATCAGCGCCTTGCTCTCGGTGTAGCTGGATTCGGCGGTGTCGGTCAGGTAGTCCGGGGCGTTGCGGTCCATCATCACTTTGCCGGCGATCATCCGCAGGTCGAGCTTCTCGGCCACTTCGAAAAACGAATTCACCGATTGCGGATGCACACTGCCAAACACCAACGCTGTGGTGGTGCCGTTGCGCAGTAGCTCCTTGACGAAAATATCGGCCACCGCGTCGGCGTGGGCCTTGTCGGCAAACTGGCCTTCGCAGGGGAAGGTGTAGGTGTTGAGCCAGTCCAG is a window from the Pseudomonas brassicacearum genome containing:
- a CDS encoding benzoate/H(+) symporter BenE family transporter; this translates as MTEVTTTPLRPLADTSPSAFVAGFIAMMTGYTSSLVLMFQAGQSAGLSSGQISSWIWAMSIGMAVCSIGLSLRYRTPVTIAWSTPGAALLITSLGGVSYGEAIGAYITCAVLVTICGLTGSFERLVKRIPASLAAALLAGILFKIGSEIFVAAQHRTGLVLGMFFTYLIVKRLSPRYAVLAALLIGTALSGLLGLLDFSNFALEVATPVWTAPHFSLAATISIGIPLFVVAMTSQNMPGIAVLRADGYNVPASPLITTTGIASLLLAPFGSHGINLAAISAAICTGPHAHEDRNKRYTSAVWCGVFYGIAGVFGATLAALFAALPKELVLSIAALALFGSIINGLSIAMSEAREREAALVTFMVTASGLTLFSVGSAFWGIVAGVLTLVILNWRKD
- a CDS encoding GntR family transcriptional regulator is translated as MNEQLQPLKKQPRAGKAGRSGTQDDIVYAHIFEAILEQRLAPGTKLSEEALGEIFGVSRTIIRRALSRLAHEGVVLLRPNRGAVVASPSVEEARQVFLARRLVERAITELAVQHATAEQLAELRQMVSDERDSFSRGDRGAGIRLSGEFHLKLAEAAKNAPLISFQRSLVSQTSLIIAQYESGNRSHCSYDEHTQLIDAIEARDAKLAVDLMMHHMDHIDSKLNLDEESASDDLHAVFSHLLQSKKPGRSTAKL
- the guaD gene encoding guanine deaminase; protein product: MPLTRKAYRAALLHSLADPAEVGIEASYEYFEDGLLVVENGQISAIGHAHDLLPTLAADIEVVHHQNALITPGFIDTHIHLPQTGMVGAYGEQLLDWLNTYTFPCEGQFADKAHADAVADIFVKELLRNGTTTALVFGSVHPQSVNSFFEVAEKLDLRMIAGKVMMDRNAPDYLTDTAESSYTESKALIERWHGKGRLHYAVTPRFAPTSTPEQLTLAGQLLGEYPDLYMQTHISENLQEVQWVKALFPERKGYLDVYDHYQLLGARSVFAHGVHLCDDECARLAETGSAIAFCPTSNFFLGSGLFNLPMAEKHKVNVGLGTDVGGGTSFSLLQTLNEAYKVMQLQGVRLSPFKSLYLATLGGARALRLEDRIGTLQPGTDADFLVLDYNATPLLDYRLKQARDIAERLFVLMTLGDDRTVAQTYAAGRLVHHR